The genome window TTTTCAACCGTAGCCGCCATTCTAAATGCACTAGACCTCACCTATGAAGAATTCCAGCAGCAAGTAAAAGAAGAACAAGCGAAATACATAGCTAAACAACAAAAGAATAAAGAAGAACCAGACCTAAAGTAAATAATTTTGGGTGGTGCCTGTCACTATTCGACAAACTTCGGGTGGTGCCTGTCACTAAATTTTCGTATATTCACCACTTAATTAGTGGTAAGCTTGAAATTGGTAAAAGATTTTTTTGAGTGATAGATTGTTAATTAAAATTAAACAAATTGGGAGAGAATGCAATTTGAAAAAATCAAAAATATTAATACCTTTAGTAGTGACAACGGTTCTTGGTTACCTAGGGATAAAGTGGCAAAACTCTGGGAAGGTGGTATCTGACATAGCAAAAGGTACAGCTGACGCAACTATTCACAAAGAAAAGTCGTTTGGTGGACTCTCACTATCTGTTATTAATACAATAATCGAAAATACACCTAGGGCTGTCAAAGCGGTAATTGATGGGGACACATTGGAGTATTTCTATAGTTCTAACTCTGGTAAACACGTTTATTCGAGTAAAATGTCATTTGATTCAGAAGGAAAGTTAAACTATACTGACTCTCCGTTTCCAGGTGGTACTGCACCGTCTATTTTTGTCAGTAATTTGTTAAATGCTAGAAAAGAAAACAAAGAGAATTTAGGTGACAGGCACTAAAATGGACGTTTGTCCATATTAGGTGCCTGTCACTGTATTCCCGTATTCCAGGGTGGTGAACAGGGCCACTATCCCAGCAAATAACACCCCTCATCTCTTGTCCACCCAGAAAACACACAAACCATCATTTGTCTTTTTGTGGTGCCTAACACCGTTACTGACACCGTTACTAGTTGTTATTTTCAACATACTTTGTTATTCTTAACATGATTTAGAAAACTAAATACTTATATTTAACTACTAGGGGTGCCCGAATAATGTGGGCTGAGAGGAATTGCTTCCGACCCTTATGGACCTGATCTGGTTAATACCAGCGGAGGGAAGTAGTGTGACGAAACTGTCAGTCTATTAAACTCAAGATATAAAGCCAGGTCCATCTATGGATCTGGCTTTTTTGGTCTGGTCGGGTACCCCCAAATGAAAGGAGGTTACCATGAATAGAACCCGTTTATTAACAACAATGGCTATGTTTGTAGCGTTTGGAACCGTTACTGCTCAATTGCTCTGGTTTCCAGCAGGCATCGCCAGAGCTTACCCTGTACAGCATGCCATCAATGTATTAGCTGGTGTATTGCTCGGTCCTGGCCCAGCTGTCATTATTGCCTTTCTGATTGGACTACTAAGAAACATGCTTGGTTTGGGTACGTTACTTGCTTTCCCAGGTGGAATGGTTGGAGCCTTTTTAGCAGGCTATCTGTATAAGAAATCTGGAAAAACAGGATTGGCCATTGTTGGTGAGGGCTTAGGGAGTGGAGTTATTGGAGCTTTATTATCTGTCCCTTTTGCCTATATCTTTATGGGCACTTCTGCTGGAGCATTCGCATTCATGCCAGCATTTCTTATTAGCAGTGTACCAGGGGCAATTATTGGATGGTTCATTGTATCAAAACTAATGAGCAACAAAAGCATTTTAATAGGTACTCAACAGAAAAATTAATATTTTCAATTGGAACTACTAGGGGCGCAATTTGCTGAGATAAGGATTTTCCTTAGTCCCTTGGAACCTGAACTAGGTAATTCTAGCGAAGGAAAGTAGCCGAGGACTATATTTCCCCTCTGTGTCTTTTCCCCTAGTAGTTTCCTCAAAAATTTTAAGGAGGAATTTTCATGTCATTTACGGAACAACTACGCAAAGAAAACGAAGATGTTTTTCAACTAATTTTTAAACACCCTTTTGTCGATGGAATCGGAAAAGGAGCCGTCCCAAACGAATCGATTGAACACTACATTAAAGCAGACTTTGAATATTTAAATGCATTTATGAAAATTTACGGGATTTCTATTTCAAAGTCATCAAATAGAGAGGATATAAGTTACTTTTTCAACCAAATGAAGTTTATTTTAGACGATGAAATTCACCCGCATCATAATTTTTGCGCGTATATCGGAGTTCCCTATGAAACGCTGCAAGGTCACCCTTTGCCACCAACTGCTGATCATTATATCAAGCATATGTTGTTTCACGCGCAAACTGGAACACTTGCTGAAACATTAGGTGCATTGTTGCCTTGTCCTTGGACATACCAGGAAATTGGTAAGGAACTTATGAAAAAATATAATCCAACCACTAGCCATCCTTTTTACCAATGGATTACCTTTTATGGAGACAATAGTTCAATGAATGTAACAGCAGAAATGCGAGAACGTTTAGATATCCTTGCAGAAGAGGCCTCCTCATTAGAAAAGGAACGTATCAAAGAAGCATTCCGCAAAAGCTGCGAACTGGAATTAGCATTTTGGGAGATGGCTTACACTTGTGAAGACTGGCCGTCAAAAAGGGCGGTGACCAAGTAATGAAAAGAATAGCAAGTGCGCTTACGATTGCTGGAACAGATCCTAGTGGGGGTGCTGGTATTCATGCGGATTTAAAAACTTTTCAGGAATTAAAAAGCTATGGAATGTCTGTCATAACATCTGTCGTTGCTCAAAATACAACAGGTGTTCAGGCCATCCATCATGTACCAATTGAGATGATTGAACAGCAGCTTGATTCTGTTATTTCTGATATGCCTATTCACGCCTTTAAAACAGGAATGATAGCAAATATTGATATGATGAAAGTCATGGCAAAAAAAATTCCAACCATCCATGCACCTTATGTCATGGATCCTGTCATGGTCGCTACTAGCGGGGATGCACTTATTGAAGAACAGGCACGGGATTTTTTAAGAAAAGAACTTTTGCCACTAACAGCTCTAGTAACACCTAATATTCCAGAGGCTGAATTTCTAACCGGTGACAAAATAGAAACGCCCCATGATATGAAAAAGGCCGCAAAGACAATCGTCCATGAATTAGGTGCGGGTGCTTCCCTTGTAAAAGGTGGCCACTTAGAAGGGGAAGCTGTTGACTTTTTTTATGATGGGAAAAATATATATACATTTTCAGCCAAACGCATTCAAACAAACAACACGCATGGAACTGGCTGCACCTATTCCGCTGCAATTACTGCTTATTTAAGTCATGGTTTACCACTGTATGAAGCAATTGAAAAAGCAAAGGATTTTGTTACTGCAGCTATAAAAGGGGCTTTCCCACTCGGTGCTGGTAATGGCCCAACCAATCATTGGGCAATACGAGAGAAAGGATTTTTAAATTGAACAATCAAATAATTGAACAAGTACGAGCAACTACTCCACTAATTCATCATCTAACCAATCAGGTCGTCATGAATTTTACAGCAAATGGTTTATTATCCTTTGGCGCAGCACCCGTCATGGCAAAGGCCGAAGAAGAGGCAGCTGATATGACATCCATTGCTGATGGAGTACTCATTAATATAGGTACCTTAACGTCCAGTGAATTCAAAGCCATGATCGCTTCTGGAAAAGCTGCTAATCAAAAAGGAATTCCGATTGTACTTGACCCTGTTGGAGTGGCAGCAACTCCTTTTCGTTCAGATGCTGTTAAGCAATTTTTACAAGAAGTCCATCCTACCGTTATTAAAGGGAATGCAGGAGAATTAGCTCATCTTGTGAAAATTCCTTGGCAAACAAAAGGGGTGGAATCTGTTGGAGATGGGAATGTAGAAGAAATCGCAGCCGAAGTTGCCAAAACCTTTCAGACAACTGCTGTGTTGACTGGAAAAACAGATGTCATTAGCACATCTGAATCGACCTTTACGAACGAAACCGGACATCCTCTATTAGCAAAAGTAACTGGTGCTGGTTGCTTACTTGGTTCCATTCTAACTGCCTGCCTAACAACGGATGATCCCATAGAGGAACAGGCTCTTGCAGCTGTCCAATTTTACGGATTAGCAGCAGAATATGCCGTAAAACAGGAAGGTGTTCAAGCATCCGGAACATTTATCCCGCACTTTATTGATGCACTTTCCATGGATCCTGAATTTTTAAAGATAGGAGCCTAATTATGAAAACAGACGTTAGTCCATATCTACGCAAATATTTTATTATGGGAAGCCAAAACTGCGAACGTAATCCATCCAAAATACTGGAAGAGGCCGCCCAAGCTGGAATTACTGCATTT of Bacillaceae bacterium S4-13-56 contains these proteins:
- the thiD gene encoding bifunctional hydroxymethylpyrimidine kinase/phosphomethylpyrimidine kinase, with the protein product MKRIASALTIAGTDPSGGAGIHADLKTFQELKSYGMSVITSVVAQNTTGVQAIHHVPIEMIEQQLDSVISDMPIHAFKTGMIANIDMMKVMAKKIPTIHAPYVMDPVMVATSGDALIEEQARDFLRKELLPLTALVTPNIPEAEFLTGDKIETPHDMKKAAKTIVHELGAGASLVKGGHLEGEAVDFFYDGKNIYTFSAKRIQTNNTHGTGCTYSAAITAYLSHGLPLYEAIEKAKDFVTAAIKGAFPLGAGNGPTNHWAIREKGFLN
- the tenA gene encoding thiaminase II translates to MSFTEQLRKENEDVFQLIFKHPFVDGIGKGAVPNESIEHYIKADFEYLNAFMKIYGISISKSSNREDISYFFNQMKFILDDEIHPHHNFCAYIGVPYETLQGHPLPPTADHYIKHMLFHAQTGTLAETLGALLPCPWTYQEIGKELMKKYNPTTSHPFYQWITFYGDNSSMNVTAEMRERLDILAEEASSLEKERIKEAFRKSCELELAFWEMAYTCEDWPSKRAVTK
- the thiM gene encoding hydroxyethylthiazole kinase, yielding MNNQIIEQVRATTPLIHHLTNQVVMNFTANGLLSFGAAPVMAKAEEEAADMTSIADGVLINIGTLTSSEFKAMIASGKAANQKGIPIVLDPVGVAATPFRSDAVKQFLQEVHPTVIKGNAGELAHLVKIPWQTKGVESVGDGNVEEIAAEVAKTFQTTAVLTGKTDVISTSESTFTNETGHPLLAKVTGAGCLLGSILTACLTTDDPIEEQALAAVQFYGLAAEYAVKQEGVQASGTFIPHFIDALSMDPEFLKIGA
- the thiW gene encoding energy coupling factor transporter S component ThiW, translated to MNRTRLLTTMAMFVAFGTVTAQLLWFPAGIARAYPVQHAINVLAGVLLGPGPAVIIAFLIGLLRNMLGLGTLLAFPGGMVGAFLAGYLYKKSGKTGLAIVGEGLGSGVIGALLSVPFAYIFMGTSAGAFAFMPAFLISSVPGAIIGWFIVSKLMSNKSILIGTQQKN